In one window of Agrobacterium larrymoorei DNA:
- a CDS encoding transglycosylase domain-containing protein: MQEDNKKKQARRKRHILLRIDSWIDSSLWTAASRAIDFWEEVTIVSRKLHLRGWKKFLINIADDALTVGVAGSVVLLALALPAFEETKKDWRYRGDFAVTFLDRYGNTIGHRGIIHEDSVPIDQMPDHFIKAVLATEDRRFFDHFGIDFIGLARAMSENARAGGVVQGGSTLTQQLAKNLFLTNERSLERKIKEAFLALWLEANMSKKEILSLYLDRAYMGGGTFGAAAAAQFYFGKNLTDVTLAESAILAGLFKAPAKYAPHVNLPAARARANTVLSNLVQGGLMTEGQVVGARRNPATVIDREEKQAPDYFLDWAFDEVQRLAKEGKIKDHTVVVRTTIDTGLQQAAEQAMEGSLREFGEGYKVKQGAMVMIENGGGIRAMVGGRDYGESQFNRATAALRQPGSSFKVYTYSAAMEKGYKPETLISDAPVTWRGWSPQNYGRSYAGKVTLQTALAKSYNTVPVRLAKDVLGTQIIVDTAKAMGVATPLRTDKTIPLGTSEVTVLDQATGYAVFPANGMQSRRHGIEQVLDYEGKVLYDFDRDEQPAHRVLSEEATSKMNRMLVTIPVEGTARRSALDNGIVSGGKTGTSQAYRDAWYVGFTGNYTTAVWFGNDDFTSMNNMTGGALPAMTFKRLMDYAHQGMELRPIPGIQNPLPTGSRPQPAAGAAIASADALPALTRPRSLSTEATRVIRSIGKQLKEASAPALTVQKVAEVGGDVPVKR; this comes from the coding sequence GTGCAGGAAGACAACAAAAAGAAACAGGCGCGCCGTAAACGCCACATTCTGCTTCGGATCGATTCCTGGATCGATTCCAGCCTCTGGACAGCCGCATCCCGCGCTATCGATTTCTGGGAAGAAGTTACCATCGTTTCGCGCAAGCTGCATCTGCGCGGCTGGAAAAAGTTTCTCATCAACATTGCGGATGACGCGTTGACGGTTGGCGTCGCCGGTTCCGTCGTGCTGCTGGCGCTCGCCCTGCCCGCCTTCGAGGAAACCAAGAAGGACTGGCGCTATCGCGGTGATTTCGCTGTCACATTTCTGGATCGCTACGGCAACACAATCGGCCATCGCGGCATTATTCACGAAGATTCCGTGCCGATCGACCAGATGCCGGATCACTTCATCAAGGCCGTTCTGGCAACGGAAGACCGGCGTTTCTTCGATCATTTCGGCATCGACTTCATCGGCCTTGCCCGCGCCATGAGCGAAAACGCCCGCGCAGGCGGCGTCGTGCAGGGTGGCTCCACGCTGACGCAACAGCTGGCCAAGAACCTGTTCCTCACCAATGAGCGCTCGCTTGAACGCAAGATCAAGGAAGCCTTTCTGGCATTGTGGCTGGAAGCCAACATGTCGAAGAAGGAAATCCTCTCGCTCTATCTAGACCGCGCCTATATGGGCGGCGGCACATTCGGTGCGGCAGCGGCAGCGCAGTTTTATTTCGGCAAGAACCTTACGGATGTGACGCTGGCGGAATCCGCCATTCTGGCCGGTCTGTTCAAGGCACCGGCGAAATATGCGCCGCACGTCAACCTTCCCGCCGCCCGCGCGCGGGCAAATACCGTGCTTTCCAACCTCGTGCAGGGCGGCTTGATGACCGAAGGTCAGGTGGTGGGCGCACGCCGCAACCCGGCAACCGTTATCGACCGCGAAGAGAAGCAGGCACCGGATTACTTCCTCGACTGGGCGTTTGACGAGGTGCAGCGTCTGGCCAAGGAAGGCAAGATCAAGGACCATACTGTGGTCGTGCGTACGACCATCGATACCGGCCTTCAGCAGGCGGCCGAGCAGGCCATGGAAGGCAGCCTCCGCGAATTTGGCGAGGGTTACAAGGTCAAGCAGGGTGCGATGGTGATGATCGAAAATGGCGGCGGCATCCGCGCCATGGTCGGTGGGCGGGACTATGGCGAAAGCCAGTTCAACCGCGCAACGGCGGCGCTGCGCCAGCCGGGTTCGTCCTTCAAGGTCTACACCTATTCCGCCGCCATGGAGAAGGGTTACAAGCCGGAAACGCTGATTTCCGATGCCCCGGTCACATGGCGCGGCTGGTCTCCGCAGAATTATGGCCGCTCCTATGCGGGCAAGGTAACGCTGCAGACCGCGCTCGCGAAATCCTATAACACCGTGCCCGTGCGCCTTGCCAAAGATGTGCTTGGCACGCAGATCATCGTGGATACGGCCAAGGCTATGGGCGTTGCTACACCGCTCCGCACCGACAAGACCATTCCGCTCGGCACCTCCGAGGTTACCGTGCTGGACCAGGCAACCGGCTATGCCGTGTTCCCTGCAAACGGCATGCAATCCCGCCGCCACGGCATCGAGCAGGTGCTGGATTACGAGGGCAAGGTTCTCTACGATTTCGACCGCGACGAGCAACCGGCCCACCGCGTGCTTTCCGAAGAAGCCACCTCCAAGATGAACCGCATGCTGGTGACCATTCCAGTCGAAGGCACGGCGCGGCGCAGCGCACTGGACAACGGCATCGTCTCCGGCGGCAAGACGGGCACCTCGCAGGCCTACCGCGACGCGTGGTATGTGGGCTTCACCGGCAACTACACGACCGCCGTCTGGTTCGGCAATGACGATTTCACCTCCATGAACAACATGACCGGCGGCGCCCTGCCCGCGATGACGTTCAAGCGCCTGATGGATTACGCCCACCAAGGCATGGAACTACGCCCCATCCCCGGCATCCAGAACCCGCTGCCCACAGGCTCCCGCCCACAACCCGCAGCCGGCGCAGCCATCGCCTCCGCCGACGCCCTGCCCGCGCTAACCCGCCCCCGCTCTCTATCAACTGAGGCCACACGCGTTATTCGCTCCATTGGCAAGCAGTTGAAGGAAGCCTCTGCGCCTGCGTTGACGGTGCAGAAGGTGGCGGAAGTTGGTGGGGATGTGCCGGTGAAGCGGTAG
- a CDS encoding sulfite exporter TauE/SafE family protein has protein sequence MFVIYLAVPFGALLGGLGGFLGTGGGTFAIPLLVLMFAYDQKAAQGTALVMVVVNVLYALLKYRSKGSFDFKAALVLSISGSLTSTLSAAWALSLPSETLKWWYGAFLILLAAFVAVTRSKKFVSSSFDYRWMFLPGAIGGVSLGLFGVGGAMLAVPLLVMFFGQSQVKAQGLGLALALPGCSISLIQYGYHDHVDWLVGALFAVGGLLGVPAGVHLAHKVKERTLVLAFCSLLTLAGTLIVAK, from the coding sequence ATGTTCGTTATTTATCTTGCCGTGCCATTCGGCGCCTTGCTCGGAGGGCTCGGAGGCTTTCTGGGAACAGGTGGCGGCACATTTGCCATCCCGCTGCTGGTCTTGATGTTTGCATACGATCAGAAAGCTGCACAAGGTACGGCGCTGGTCATGGTGGTTGTCAATGTGCTTTACGCGCTTCTGAAATATCGCAGCAAAGGCAGCTTCGACTTCAAGGCCGCCCTTGTGCTTTCCATCAGCGGAAGCCTGACCTCGACACTCAGCGCAGCCTGGGCGCTCTCCCTGCCAAGCGAAACACTGAAATGGTGGTACGGCGCCTTCCTCATTCTCCTTGCAGCCTTCGTTGCCGTGACACGCAGCAAAAAATTCGTTTCCAGCAGTTTTGACTATAGATGGATGTTTTTGCCTGGGGCGATTGGTGGCGTGTCTCTTGGCCTGTTCGGTGTTGGCGGCGCCATGCTGGCCGTGCCACTGCTCGTCATGTTCTTCGGCCAATCACAGGTCAAAGCGCAAGGCTTGGGACTGGCCCTCGCGCTTCCCGGCTGCAGCATTAGCCTCATCCAGTACGGCTATCATGACCATGTCGATTGGCTGGTTGGCGCGTTGTTTGCCGTGGGTGGTTTGCTTGGCGTTCCGGCAGGCGTTCATCTGGCTCACAAGGTAAAAGAGCGAACCTTGGTTCTCGCCTTTTGCAGTTTACTCACGCTTGCTGGAACGTTGATAGTAGCAAAGTGA
- a CDS encoding tautomerase family protein — translation MNHEFNSSQNFKLGNLISVFLNQNRDCQPMEILMPYARLTLGADVSLPSPEDTASQLTDLIASELEKRYELTSVSIENLQSPIWTVGGRVRGATAHLDIYVTSGTNSVEQKRRFVSKVMEYLRSQISDLPEATYIVIHEVPGKNWGYDGQTQADRRAISFGL, via the coding sequence TTGAATCATGAGTTTAACTCAAGTCAGAATTTCAAATTAGGCAATTTAATTTCTGTTTTTCTCAATCAAAATCGAGACTGTCAACCGATGGAGATTTTGATGCCTTATGCACGATTGACTTTAGGAGCAGATGTTTCCCTGCCTTCGCCTGAAGATACGGCCTCCCAACTGACTGATTTGATCGCGTCTGAGCTGGAGAAGCGATACGAACTGACTTCGGTTTCGATTGAAAATTTACAATCGCCCATATGGACCGTTGGCGGTCGAGTAAGAGGCGCGACTGCTCATTTGGACATTTACGTCACTTCCGGAACGAACTCCGTCGAACAAAAGCGTCGGTTCGTTTCCAAGGTGATGGAATACCTTCGCAGCCAAATTTCTGACTTGCCGGAAGCCACATACATCGTCATCCACGAGGTGCCGGGGAAAAACTGGGGCTATGACGGTCAAACGCAGGCGGATCGTAGAGCCATCTCGTTTGGCCTCTAA
- a CDS encoding LysR family transcriptional regulator, translating into MIQDLPSQLLRSFVTVVDCRSLAIAAPRLGRSESAISLQMARLEKLVGQALFDRDGRGLKVNQTGNLLLMHARMILEKIDAARAELDAAGTAYFRIGVVQDFVGAVLKPALSDINRTHPGATVSIIVAGTSELLKALSEEKIDVALCASEPISGTPSITLPMRWFGDIGLTDGDVVPLIGITGFCPFMVAAKNALTAAGRSWHVVLETPSLEGVQAAVEAGLGLTCRTKLGINLPPIEEGLLPNLPSAPYSIIKRNSPRKDAALAAELITRHLNLMNVAR; encoded by the coding sequence ATGATTCAAGATTTACCCTCTCAGCTCCTTCGCAGTTTTGTCACTGTCGTCGATTGCCGCTCGCTTGCCATTGCAGCACCTCGCCTGGGCCGTAGCGAATCCGCGATCAGCCTTCAAATGGCTCGGCTTGAAAAGCTCGTCGGACAAGCTCTTTTCGATAGGGATGGGCGCGGATTGAAGGTTAATCAGACTGGCAATTTGCTGCTGATGCATGCCCGGATGATTTTGGAGAAGATAGATGCTGCGCGTGCGGAGTTGGACGCTGCTGGGACAGCCTATTTTCGGATCGGAGTGGTTCAGGACTTTGTTGGAGCCGTTCTGAAACCGGCGCTTTCCGACATCAATCGCACTCACCCCGGCGCTACTGTCTCCATCATCGTCGCTGGAACAAGCGAATTATTAAAGGCGCTTAGCGAGGAGAAAATTGACGTCGCTCTTTGTGCGAGTGAGCCCATAAGCGGCACACCTTCAATAACTCTTCCCATGCGCTGGTTTGGAGACATAGGTCTCACGGATGGCGACGTTGTGCCGCTCATTGGCATAACGGGCTTCTGCCCTTTCATGGTGGCCGCTAAAAACGCCCTGACTGCCGCTGGCCGTTCATGGCATGTCGTCCTTGAGACACCCAGCCTTGAAGGCGTGCAGGCTGCGGTCGAGGCAGGCCTAGGCCTGACATGCCGGACAAAGCTAGGGATTAACCTGCCTCCAATAGAAGAGGGACTGCTTCCGAATCTTCCTTCAGCACCTTACTCGATCATTAAACGTAATTCCCCACGCAAAGATGCGGCACTTGCTGCCGAACTCATCACGCGGCACCTAAATTTGATGAATGTGGCAAGGTAA
- a CDS encoding DUF2231 domain-containing protein yields the protein MNEVSRREASAYPFQSLFVPFPFVCFSLALATDVAFWQTANLMWQNFSAWLLFAGLVAGGLAVLAGLLDLLRARTRPMRPSFVSVLLFLVMLIFAFVNSLVHAGDGWTAVVPYGLLLSAITFVVSLMAVASSTRKYARLAWRV from the coding sequence ATGAATGAAGTGTCTCGCAGAGAAGCCTCTGCCTATCCCTTCCAGTCCCTTTTCGTGCCGTTTCCCTTTGTCTGTTTTTCGTTGGCGCTGGCGACGGATGTTGCGTTTTGGCAGACGGCGAATTTGATGTGGCAGAATTTTTCGGCCTGGTTGCTGTTTGCAGGGCTGGTGGCTGGTGGGCTTGCCGTTTTGGCGGGGTTGCTGGATCTGTTGAGGGCGCGGACGCGGCCCATGCGGCCTTCGTTTGTCTCCGTCCTTCTGTTTTTGGTGATGCTCATCTTCGCCTTCGTCAACAGTCTGGTTCATGCCGGTGATGGGTGGACGGCTGTGGTGCCTTACGGGTTGCTGCTTTCTGCGATCACCTTCGTCGTATCGTTGATGGCTGTCGCCTCTTCCACCCGCAAATATGCCCGTCTGGCCTGGAGAGTATGA
- a CDS encoding PQQ-dependent sugar dehydrogenase, which translates to MMAYRFFAPALLLTSVAFILPACSDQNGNFDTAQQIGADPVLPEPAMSLIPDLKVAEVVGWKDGEMPTVPEGLKISVYQKDLVNPRTVHTLPNGDVLVVQSREPKGGQSASRPKDIIRGWIMSIAHGTSGGTPKESNIITLLRDTNRDGTVDERHDLLTKLDSPFGVAFADNTLYVATSNEILAYPYQLGQNEITGEPRVLTQLPGGPINHHWTKDLALSPDGKFLYASVGSNSNITENGLEAEKNRAAILQVDRQTGAFKLFASGLRNPNGLAFNPESKALWAVINERDELGPNLVPDYMTSVKEGGFYGWPWSYYGNHVDARVYPPRPDMVEKAIKPDYALSSHVAALGLTFSLNSALPAPYQNGAFIGEHGSWNRTAFNGYRVTFVPFENGKPAGKTQDVVTGFIQGDKARGRPVGVGIDGTGALLVADDAGNTVWRVAAADGTVTPAPIATDDVSGGAAATAPVTTAPAADAPSQTPVTPTAPAN; encoded by the coding sequence ATGATGGCTTACCGCTTTTTCGCCCCCGCACTTCTTCTCACCAGTGTCGCTTTTATTCTGCCTGCATGCAGCGATCAGAACGGCAATTTCGATACCGCGCAGCAGATTGGCGCCGACCCGGTTCTGCCTGAACCCGCCATGAGCCTCATTCCCGATCTCAAGGTTGCGGAGGTGGTTGGCTGGAAGGATGGCGAGATGCCCACCGTGCCGGAGGGCCTGAAGATTTCCGTCTATCAGAAGGATCTCGTCAATCCGCGCACGGTGCACACGCTACCGAATGGCGATGTGCTGGTGGTGCAATCGCGCGAACCGAAAGGCGGTCAGTCGGCATCGCGCCCTAAGGACATTATTCGCGGCTGGATCATGTCCATTGCGCATGGCACCAGCGGTGGTACGCCGAAGGAAAGCAACATCATCACGCTTCTGCGCGATACGAACCGCGATGGCACCGTGGATGAGCGGCATGATCTGCTAACCAAGCTCGACTCCCCCTTCGGCGTCGCCTTCGCCGATAACACTCTCTATGTGGCCACTTCCAACGAAATTCTGGCCTATCCCTATCAGCTCGGCCAGAACGAAATCACCGGCGAGCCGCGTGTGCTGACGCAGCTTCCCGGCGGGCCGATCAACCACCACTGGACGAAGGATCTAGCCCTGAGCCCGGATGGCAAGTTCCTTTATGCCTCCGTGGGCTCCAATTCCAACATCACGGAAAACGGGCTTGAGGCAGAAAAGAACCGCGCGGCGATTTTACAGGTGGACCGGCAGACCGGCGCCTTCAAGCTGTTCGCATCCGGCCTGCGCAACCCCAATGGGCTCGCCTTCAACCCTGAGAGCAAGGCGCTCTGGGCCGTCATCAATGAGCGTGACGAGCTTGGCCCCAACCTCGTGCCGGATTACATGACGTCGGTGAAGGAAGGCGGCTTTTACGGCTGGCCGTGGAGCTATTATGGCAACCACGTCGATGCCCGCGTCTATCCGCCTCGCCCGGATATGGTTGAAAAGGCTATCAAGCCGGATTACGCGCTTTCCAGCCATGTGGCAGCCCTTGGCCTCACCTTCTCGCTGAATTCCGCCCTGCCCGCGCCCTATCAGAACGGTGCTTTCATCGGCGAACATGGCAGCTGGAACCGCACGGCATTCAATGGCTACCGTGTGACCTTCGTGCCGTTTGAAAACGGCAAACCCGCTGGCAAGACGCAGGATGTGGTGACCGGTTTCATTCAGGGAGACAAGGCCCGAGGCCGCCCGGTCGGCGTCGGTATTGATGGCACCGGCGCTCTGCTGGTGGCGGATGATGCAGGCAACACGGTTTGGCGCGTGGCGGCAGCGGATGGCACGGTAACGCCCGCGCCGATTGCGACGGACGATGTTTCAGGCGGCGCGGCGGCAACCGCTCCAGTAACGACAGCACCGGCGGCTGATGCACCTTCGCAGACGCCTGTTACGCCGACCGCTCCTGCGAACTAA
- a CDS encoding IS4 family transposase, whose protein sequence is MRHQNSVFHQIQKHVPWQVFEGLVDKYKGDHRVRRFSMKDQLLALLFAQLSGAQSLREIEAGLSSHRNQLYHLGAHGVARSTLADANATRPADVFADLFSHMAAAASRRTRRHIRDAVRLLDATRVAVSSMSNGWADMVSGRRAAKLHVAYDPNGDIPMAMTMTGQRTNDIVPAKAMPIEPGMTYVFDLAYYDFAWWAALDRAGCRFVTRLKTNTHLQAATEQPPSESDHILCDRIGLLAQRMARSRRNPFSEPLREIAVRIDTGRTIRLVTNDLDAPAEEIAELYKQRWQIELFFKWVKQNLRIRHFFGASENAVRIQTYVALIAYLVLRMAQACQSAITQPLTFTRLVRLNLMHKRRSDQLLKPPTQPSKSPNQMVLMWD, encoded by the coding sequence ATGCGCCACCAGAATAGCGTTTTTCATCAAATACAGAAGCATGTTCCCTGGCAGGTCTTCGAAGGGCTTGTGGATAAGTACAAGGGCGATCACAGGGTTCGGCGGTTTTCGATGAAGGACCAGTTGCTGGCGCTTCTGTTTGCTCAACTTTCCGGCGCGCAAAGCCTGCGCGAGATCGAGGCAGGGCTGTCGAGCCACCGCAACCAGCTTTATCATCTGGGTGCCCACGGCGTGGCGCGCTCCACCCTTGCCGATGCCAATGCCACAAGGCCTGCGGACGTCTTTGCCGATCTGTTTTCCCATATGGCGGCTGCCGCCAGCCGAAGAACCCGTCGCCATATCCGCGATGCGGTGCGCCTGCTCGACGCCACCCGCGTCGCCGTCTCCTCCATGAGCAATGGTTGGGCCGATATGGTCAGCGGGCGCAGAGCCGCCAAGCTGCATGTCGCCTACGATCCGAATGGCGACATCCCCATGGCGATGACCATGACAGGCCAGAGAACCAACGACATCGTGCCCGCAAAGGCCATGCCGATCGAACCCGGCATGACCTATGTCTTTGATCTGGCTTACTATGATTTCGCGTGGTGGGCAGCGCTGGACCGGGCAGGCTGCCGCTTCGTCACACGGCTTAAGACCAACACGCATCTTCAGGCCGCCACCGAACAGCCTCCAAGCGAGAGCGATCACATCCTGTGCGACAGGATCGGGCTGTTGGCACAACGCATGGCGCGCTCGAGACGCAATCCCTTTTCCGAACCGTTGCGCGAGATCGCGGTGCGGATCGACACGGGCAGGACCATCCGGCTCGTCACCAACGATCTGGATGCGCCAGCCGAAGAGATTGCCGAGCTTTACAAACAGCGCTGGCAGATCGAACTGTTCTTTAAATGGGTCAAGCAGAACCTCAGGATACGCCATTTCTTCGGAGCATCCGAAAACGCCGTGCGCATCCAGACCTATGTCGCCCTCATCGCCTATCTTGTGCTGCGCATGGCGCAGGCCTGCCAGAGCGCCATCACGCAACCGCTCACCTTCACCCGCCTCGTACGCCTCAACCTCATGCACAAAAGGCGATCCGACCAACTCCTTAAACCACCCACACAACCGTCCAAATCCCCAAACCAGATGGTGCTGATGTGGGACTGA
- a CDS encoding DUF1801 domain-containing protein, with product MHTESTNDNASATSEDESSPASRLIDGRIAELTDWRGPVLARIRSIILKSDPQVEEDWKWRGVPVWSSHGIICTGETYKFVVKMTFPHGAALEDPASLFNASLEGNTRRAIDIHEGEEIDEAALTALVQAAIAFNREKGARKAKK from the coding sequence CTGCACACCGAATCCACCAACGACAACGCCTCCGCAACGTCTGAAGACGAAAGCTCTCCTGCCTCCCGTCTCATCGACGGGCGCATTGCCGAACTGACCGACTGGCGCGGCCCCGTTCTGGCCCGCATCCGTTCCATTATCCTCAAATCCGATCCGCAAGTGGAGGAGGACTGGAAATGGCGCGGCGTGCCCGTCTGGTCCAGCCACGGCATCATCTGCACCGGCGAAACCTACAAATTCGTCGTCAAAATGACCTTCCCTCATGGCGCAGCCCTTGAAGACCCCGCCTCCTTGTTCAACGCCAGCCTGGAAGGCAACACCCGCCGCGCCATCGATATCCATGAGGGCGAAGAGATCGATGAAGCCGCGCTGACGGCGCTGGTGCAGGCGGCGATTGCGTTTAACAGGGAAAAGGGTGCGAGGAAGGCGAAGAAATGA
- a CDS encoding DUF1214 domain-containing protein: MFRVPFLVAISLIIAFGGGIASTLAALEATVGFGSIKIGAWDAFPEAQTIEADPYAKSHRADAGKLLYGTAEGLTFTAANDSSGERLTGECRYTLSGNVPPSRFWTLYAADQQGNLLDDGSGRPIALNSRTLLHGTEGGISIAVASTAQTYNWLAVPASGNFKLVLTLLDTPVAGSTGLIDITMPEIKKVGCGNA, encoded by the coding sequence GTGTTTCGAGTTCCATTCCTTGTCGCCATCTCGCTCATCATTGCCTTTGGCGGTGGAATAGCCTCCACGCTGGCAGCGCTGGAAGCAACCGTCGGTTTCGGCTCGATCAAGATCGGCGCATGGGATGCCTTTCCCGAGGCGCAGACGATCGAGGCGGACCCTTATGCGAAATCTCACCGCGCAGATGCGGGCAAGCTGCTCTATGGAACGGCAGAGGGCCTGACCTTCACCGCCGCCAATGACAGCAGCGGCGAGCGGCTGACCGGTGAGTGCCGCTACACACTTTCGGGCAACGTGCCCCCTTCCCGCTTCTGGACGCTTTATGCTGCGGATCAGCAGGGCAATCTTCTCGATGATGGCTCCGGGCGCCCGATTGCGCTCAATTCGCGCACGCTGCTGCACGGAACGGAAGGCGGCATCTCGATTGCAGTCGCTTCCACCGCGCAGACCTATAATTGGCTGGCCGTGCCCGCCAGCGGCAATTTCAAGCTGGTACTGACGCTGCTCGATACGCCGGTTGCCGGCAGCACCGGGCTGATCGACATTACCATGCCTGAGATCAAGAAGGTGGGCTGCGGCAATGCTTAA
- a CDS encoding membrane protein, translated as MLKLIFAIFIGLVGAAVLHLVILFSIPHFSNRDAYMRSVAEGAPHSFHLLDETREKAALGSGDPFMRVAVCTFNIEDKPVRLEAFGAVPFWSIAIFDSASNEIFSMNDRTSAGGEMDILIANQVQLAAIRKAQPDGLSQSILVESGRDEGYAVLRTMVPQASFLEEATRFLGDAKCQPTPWK; from the coding sequence ATGCTTAAGCTGATCTTCGCAATCTTCATCGGCCTTGTGGGTGCAGCGGTGCTGCACCTCGTCATTCTCTTTTCCATTCCGCATTTTTCCAACCGCGATGCCTATATGCGCTCTGTTGCGGAAGGCGCGCCACACAGCTTCCATCTTCTGGATGAGACGCGGGAAAAGGCGGCGCTTGGCAGCGGCGATCCCTTCATGCGCGTGGCTGTCTGCACCTTCAACATCGAGGATAAGCCAGTGCGGCTGGAGGCCTTCGGTGCCGTGCCTTTCTGGTCCATCGCCATTTTCGATAGCGCATCCAACGAGATTTTCAGCATGAACGACCGCACCTCGGCGGGTGGCGAGATGGATATTCTCATTGCCAACCAAGTGCAACTTGCTGCAATTCGCAAGGCGCAGCCTGATGGGTTGTCACAGTCTATTCTGGTGGAATCCGGCCGCGATGAGGGATATGCCGTGCTGCGGACCATGGTGCCGCAAGCTAGCTTCCTCGAGGAAGCAACACGGTTTCTTGGCGACGCAAAGTGTCAGCCAACGCCCTGGAAGTAA
- a CDS encoding DUF2336 domain-containing protein: MTDRFRELERPSAERKKDVVLMATVSSFEGLSHPSKSELRQFAELFMPLFTASTPEAKREAIAALSQNQNVPSAVAFFIASQPISLSAPFLISSQALSDDTLIAIARTQGAAHARAIVRREDLSPTVIDALVGLRHSRHVPKRPGEEAEVALPDSPNVTAQRIAEREEDLRRQLRNMARQFRRPDYDTLGVRRLTEVQEALLVRFARERNARQFSAALSDSLSASHWLSERIMLDISGQQLATTLTGLGMEFPDASFVLECFYPHLKAREADMTRAEAMLDALDPVQCEERIESWRRADSYTVNPDRADDAQTGKLDQAQKLVVRR; the protein is encoded by the coding sequence TTGACTGACCGGTTTCGAGAACTTGAGCGGCCAAGCGCCGAGAGGAAGAAAGACGTGGTGCTGATGGCCACCGTATCGAGTTTTGAAGGGCTTTCTCATCCGTCCAAATCCGAGCTTCGCCAGTTTGCGGAACTGTTCATGCCTCTCTTCACGGCGTCCACGCCGGAAGCGAAGCGTGAGGCTATTGCGGCCCTTTCCCAAAACCAGAACGTGCCGTCGGCGGTCGCATTCTTCATTGCCAGCCAGCCGATTTCGCTGTCTGCCCCGTTTCTCATTTCCTCTCAGGCGCTGAGCGATGACACGCTGATTGCCATTGCGCGCACCCAGGGTGCGGCCCATGCCCGCGCCATCGTGCGGCGTGAGGATCTATCTCCCACGGTCATCGATGCGCTGGTTGGCCTGCGCCATTCGCGCCATGTGCCGAAGCGTCCGGGTGAAGAGGCGGAAGTCGCCCTGCCCGACAGCCCCAATGTGACGGCACAACGCATTGCCGAGCGCGAGGAAGATTTGCGCCGCCAGTTGCGCAACATGGCCCGGCAGTTCCGCCGCCCGGATTACGATACGCTGGGCGTGCGCCGCCTGACGGAAGTGCAGGAAGCGTTGCTGGTGCGGTTCGCCCGCGAACGCAATGCGCGCCAGTTTTCGGCTGCCCTTTCGGATTCCCTTTCCGCCAGCCACTGGCTGTCCGAGCGCATCATGCTGGATATTTCCGGCCAGCAACTCGCCACCACCCTGACCGGCCTCGGCATGGAATTTCCCGATGCTTCCTTCGTGCTGGAATGCTTCTATCCGCACCTCAAGGCGCGCGAAGCCGATATGACACGGGCCGAAGCCATGCTCGATGCGCTGGACCCAGTGCAGTGCGAAGAGCGGATCGAAAGCTGGCGGCGTGCCGATAGCTATACCGTCAATCCAGACCGTGCGGATGATGCGCAAACCGGCAAGCTTGATCAGGCCCAGAAACTCGTCGTAAGGCGCTGA